In the genome of Candidatus Korarchaeum sp., the window AAGAGAGCCTTACCGTACTTAGCCCTAACGGTCCTAGCTATATGCTCTAGATGATCGTATATCTCCCATGATTGACTAGGATCTATCTCCAAGCTCCTAGCTATCTCATTGACGGAGAGGGGCTCGGATGATGTCATGAGGAGCTCTATTATCCTCTCCCTGAAGCTCAACTTAAAACACCTGGGAGTCTGCCATATCACTCTTTTAATCTTAGCTGAGGATTACAGAGGGATGAAGGAGGAGAAGGAGAGGATAAGGACATACATCTGGAAGCTATTGGAGGA includes:
- a CDS encoding transcriptional regulator, with the protein product MTSSEPLSVNEIARSLEIDPSQSWEIYDHLEHIARTVRAKYGKALLMDPPYCRKCGYTFKDLKKPRKPSRCPKCGSEWIDPPRFIIK